The Lepisosteus oculatus isolate fLepOcu1 chromosome 4, fLepOcu1.hap2, whole genome shotgun sequence genome window below encodes:
- the hs3st1l1 gene encoding heparan sulfate (glucosamine) 3-O-sulfotransferase 1-like1, protein MAHLLFSAFFLAAQTHAVPKEYFQQTEGEVLDSLKLQVGLLANETENYPPQVKPPGTNRRIPQSIIIGVRKGGTRALLEMLDIHPNIVVAATEVHFFDWDENYVKGFDWYKNLMPFSYEHQITVEKTPGYFTSPLAAERIHEMNSSIKLLLILRDPTERVISDYTQVYYNRLENRKPVQVIEDIVIRNGALNTKYKAIQRSLYDLHMENWLKYFSLDQIHIVDGDTLIKDPLPELQKVEKFLSLPPRIMPSNFYFNQTKGFYCIRSDGRERCLHESKGRPHPVVNNTVLEQLRAYFREHNNNFYRMVNRSFNWH, encoded by the coding sequence ATGGCCCATCTACTATTTTCAGCTTTCTTCCTGGCGGCTCAGACGCATGCCGTTCCGAAAGAGTATTTTCAGCAGACAGAAGGAGAAGTACTGGATTCACTGAAGCTGCAAGTGGGATTACTAGCTAATGAGACGGAAAACTACCCTCCACAGGTGAAACCTCCAGGGACAAACAGACGAATCCCTCAAAGCATTATCATTGGAGTGCGCAAAGGAGGAACCAGAGCTTTACTGGAAATGCTGGATATTCACCCCAATATTGTAGTGGCTGCCACAGAGGTTCATTTCTTTGACTGGGATGAAAACTACGTGAAAGGATTTGACTGGTACAAGAACTTGATGCCTTTCTCATATGAACACCAAATTACTGTGGAGAAAACGCCTGGTTATTTCACCTCTCCGCTTGCAGCAGAAAGAATCCATGAGATGAACAGTTCTATCAAATTGCTTTTGATTCTGAGGGACCCCACTGAAAGGGTGATATCTGACTACACGCAGGTCTACTACAATAGACTGGAAAACCGCAAGCCAGTACAGGTGATTGAGGACATTGTCATTAGAAATGGGGCTTTGAACACAAAATACAAAGCTATTCAAAGGAGTCTCTATGATCTCCACATGGAAAACTGGCTCAAATATTTCTCTCTGGACCAAATTCACATTGTTGATGGAGATACCCTGATAAAAGACCCCTTGCCAGAACTGCAAAAAGTGGAGAAGTTCCTCAGTCTTCCTCCCAGAATAATGCCCTCTAACTTCTATTTTAATCAGACCAAGGGGTTCTATTGCATTCGCAGTGATGGAAGGGAAAGATGCCTTCATGAATCAAAGGGCAGGCCCCATCCAGTTGTCAACAATACTGTGCTGGAGCAGCTGCGTGCTTACTTCAGAGAACACAACAACAACTTTTACAGAATGGTCAACCGTTCCTTCAACTGGCATTAA